The following proteins are encoded in a genomic region of Maribacter hydrothermalis:
- the speB gene encoding agmatinase, whose protein sequence is MSTSKNYAGISDEFAQLEKSKIILIPVPYDGTSTWGKGADKGPEAFLEASENMELYDIETDSEVYKQGIHLTDPITENSSPEAMVNEVHNITKDFIKRNKFVTLFGGEHSVSIGSIRAFNECFDDLTVLQIDAHADLRESYEGTKYNHACAVYEANQTTNLVQVGIRSMDVIEKTLMDDEKTFFAHDMVNDEYWTDKVIEAMTDNVFITFDLDALDPSIMPSTGTPEPGGLLWYETLDFLKQVFEDKNVVGFDIVELCPNKNDKSSNFLAAKLYYKMLSYKFAGQDIDQEYDNTFDVDYKSNTNSKFEDDEE, encoded by the coding sequence ATGAGTACATCTAAGAATTATGCCGGTATTTCCGATGAATTCGCCCAACTAGAGAAATCTAAAATTATCTTGATTCCTGTTCCCTATGACGGAACCAGTACTTGGGGCAAAGGAGCAGATAAAGGACCTGAAGCTTTTTTAGAAGCTTCTGAAAACATGGAATTGTATGATATAGAAACCGATTCTGAAGTTTACAAACAAGGTATTCACTTAACAGACCCTATAACTGAAAACAGTTCGCCAGAGGCAATGGTAAATGAAGTTCATAATATTACGAAAGACTTTATAAAACGTAATAAATTTGTAACTCTTTTTGGTGGAGAACATTCAGTATCTATTGGATCTATTCGTGCATTTAACGAATGTTTTGATGACCTTACAGTATTGCAGATAGATGCTCATGCAGACCTTAGGGAATCTTATGAAGGTACAAAGTATAACCATGCTTGTGCTGTATATGAAGCTAACCAAACTACAAATTTGGTACAGGTTGGTATTCGTTCTATGGATGTCATTGAAAAAACCTTAATGGATGATGAGAAAACATTTTTTGCCCATGACATGGTTAATGATGAATATTGGACAGATAAAGTGATCGAAGCAATGACCGACAATGTTTTTATAACATTTGACTTAGATGCTCTTGACCCCTCTATAATGCCGTCTACAGGAACTCCAGAACCAGGTGGTTTGCTTTGGTACGAAACGTTAGATTTTCTAAAGCAAGTATTTGAAGATAAGAATGTTGTAGGTTTTGATATTGTAGAGCTTTGCCCCAATAAAAACGATAAATCATCAAATTTCTTAGCAGCAAAACTTTATTATAAAATGCTTAGCTATAAATTTGCAGGGCAAGATATAGATCAAGAGTACGATAATACTTTTGATGTAGATTATAAATCAAATACGAATTCAAAATTTGAAGATGACGAAGAATAA